Proteins found in one Sphingobacteriales bacterium genomic segment:
- a CDS encoding tryptophan-rich sensory protein, translating into MSVNIKRLIISVAIPLLLGSIAGIATSRNIENWYNQLNKPSFAPPNEVFGPVWTLLYILIGVALYRYWQSTAVNENEKKKGYILFGAQLLLNFLWSFIFFEFKQLGLAFFEIILMWIAILLTIVVFSRADKGAARLLVPYIAWVSFACVLNYAYWTLNR; encoded by the coding sequence ATGTCTGTCAATATCAAAAGATTAATTATCTCTGTAGCTATTCCGCTGTTGTTGGGGTCTATTGCAGGTATTGCCACCAGCAGAAATATTGAAAACTGGTACAATCAACTCAATAAACCCTCTTTTGCTCCGCCCAACGAGGTGTTTGGTCCAGTATGGACCTTGTTGTATATTCTGATAGGCGTGGCTCTATATCGTTATTGGCAAAGTACAGCAGTAAATGAAAATGAAAAGAAAAAAGGATATATATTGTTTGGTGCTCAATTATTGCTGAATTTTTTGTGGAGTTTTATTTTTTTTGAGTTTAAACAATTAGGATTGGCTTTTTTTGAAATTATATTGATGTGGATAGCAATATTATTGACTATTGTTGTTTTCAGCAGGGCAGATAAAGGTGCTGCCCGCTTGTTAGTACCCTATATTGCGTGGGTGAGTTTTGCCTGTGTTTTAAATTATGCTTATTGGACTTTAAATCGATAA
- the preA gene encoding NAD-dependent dihydropyrimidine dehydrogenase subunit PreA produces the protein MANLANNYLGIQSPNPFWLASAPPTDKKYNVMRAFEAGWGGVVWKTLGSQVKNVSSRYSSVDYHGHRVMGFNNIELISDRPLHINLREIAETVREFPDRAMVVSLMADNNRQSWHELIKQVEDTGAHGIELNFGCPHGMIERGMGAVVGQDPEIAKMVVEWVMEVATIPVITKLTPNVHSVVPTAKAVVAAGTNGLSLINTIQSVTGIDLDTFVPNPNVGGQSVYGGYCGPAVKPIALKMLSTLGKNPATRPIPVSGIGGISTWRDAAEFMLLGAANVQICTAAMRYGFRIIDDLCSGLSNWMDEKGFKSTDEFVGLSLPKLTDWEQLDLNFHITAHINQDKCIHCGLCYITCEDTSHQAIHLDKGNPYNTYTIKQEECVGCNLCKLVCPVEDCITMEEHRKGDEYLNWVEHQRRGLPLNDY, from the coding sequence ATGGCAAACCTCGCAAATAATTATCTCGGTATTCAATCGCCCAATCCTTTTTGGTTGGCATCGGCTCCGCCTACCGACAAAAAATATAATGTAATGCGTGCTTTTGAAGCAGGCTGGGGCGGTGTGGTATGGAAAACACTTGGCTCGCAAGTAAAAAATGTGTCTTCGCGCTATTCCTCTGTTGATTATCACGGACATCGCGTAATGGGATTCAATAATATTGAACTCATTTCCGACCGCCCTTTGCATATTAATTTGCGCGAAATTGCCGAAACGGTGCGCGAATTTCCCGACCGTGCTATGGTGGTATCCCTGATGGCAGACAACAACCGCCAATCGTGGCACGAACTCATTAAGCAGGTGGAAGATACAGGCGCACACGGCATTGAACTCAACTTCGGCTGCCCGCACGGAATGATTGAGCGCGGTATGGGTGCTGTGGTAGGGCAAGACCCCGAAATTGCTAAAATGGTGGTGGAATGGGTGATGGAAGTCGCCACAATTCCGGTTATCACCAAGCTCACGCCCAATGTACACTCCGTAGTGCCTACGGCAAAAGCTGTGGTAGCAGCAGGAACAAATGGCTTGTCGCTTATCAATACCATACAATCTGTTACCGGCATTGATTTGGATACTTTTGTGCCCAATCCTAATGTGGGCGGGCAATCGGTGTATGGCGGCTACTGTGGTCCGGCAGTGAAACCTATCGCGCTCAAAATGCTTTCTACTTTGGGCAAAAATCCCGCTACACGACCTATTCCGGTGTCGGGTATCGGAGGCATCAGCACTTGGCGCGATGCAGCAGAATTTATGCTCTTGGGGGCTGCCAACGTACAAATTTGTACCGCCGCTATGCGCTATGGCTTCCGTATTATTGATGATTTGTGCAGTGGCTTGAGCAACTGGATGGACGAAAAAGGCTTTAAAAGTACCGATGAATTTGTGGGACTTTCTTTGCCCAAGCTCACCGACTGGGAGCAATTAGACTTGAATTTTCATATCACAGCCCACATCAATCAGGATAAATGTATCCACTGCGGATTGTGTTATATCACCTGCGAAGACACATCGCATCAAGCCATTCATTTGGATAAAGGGAATCCCTACAACACTTATACCATCAAACAAGAGGAATGTGTAGGTTGTAATTTATGCAAATTGGTGTGTCCGGTGGAAGATTGTATTACGATGGAAGAACACCGGAAAGGTGATGAATATTTAAATTGGGTAGAGCATCAACGGCGTGGTTTGCCTTTGAACGATTATTGA
- a CDS encoding NCS1 family nucleobase:cation symporter-1 — protein MQQPLSSASELRETIKQSSLYSEDLAPIPLQQRTWNKWNLAALWVGMAVCIPTYMLASYMIKSGLNWDTALIIIGLANLVITLPMIWNGAAGVRYGIPFPVQGRSAFGIKGVHIPSLLRALVACGWFGIQTWIGGLAIYSIFNAITGNQDVAGFSVGEFICFAIFWLINIYFVWKGTEQIKWLENWSAPILILIGLALINWGYQKGASWNDVLVQSNQLKKKSLLLNETLDTLRLNPIIDVDTTSNAKEFRIILPLNSGRTDTTSWQPFDPRAKLIPVRSIVLNGAETVVDITKDIVPKIKAQYRNAEGKTSSIVTAQIHYVKTPSDWFWLYVTWFTAMVGFWATMAISISDITRFAQSQEDQRLGQLLGLPLTMVFYSFVGIFVTCAAVLAFSDIMIADDAPWDPISLISRFNNPWVVVFAQIALLIATLSTNIAANIIAPAYTFSNMFPKTIDFKTGGVIAGIIGIIICPWWLMDSISSILLFVSGLLGPVLGVLLCDYFLIKKQQLELDDLYLHQGIYQYQNGFNKAAMIALIAGIACALIGKWIPDLEFLFSFAWFIGFAVAFVLYYILMRRNINHNVS, from the coding sequence ATGCAGCAGCCCTTGTCGTCAGCCTCCGAACTCCGCGAAACTATCAAACAGTCGTCGCTTTATAGCGAAGACCTTGCCCCCATTCCGCTTCAACAACGCACTTGGAATAAGTGGAATTTAGCGGCACTGTGGGTAGGTATGGCAGTGTGTATTCCCACCTATATGCTGGCTTCTTATATGATAAAATCCGGCTTAAATTGGGATACTGCTTTGATAATTATCGGTTTGGCAAATTTAGTTATCACCTTGCCGATGATTTGGAACGGGGCGGCAGGTGTGCGCTACGGTATTCCGTTTCCGGTGCAGGGCAGGTCGGCTTTTGGCATCAAGGGTGTACATATTCCTTCGTTGCTGCGAGCCTTAGTGGCTTGCGGGTGGTTCGGTATTCAAACGTGGATTGGTGGATTAGCAATTTATTCTATTTTTAATGCCATTACCGGCAATCAAGATGTGGCGGGTTTCTCTGTCGGTGAATTTATTTGCTTTGCCATTTTTTGGCTCATCAATATCTATTTTGTATGGAAAGGGACAGAACAAATTAAATGGCTTGAAAACTGGTCGGCACCGATATTGATACTGATCGGATTGGCTCTGATTAATTGGGGCTATCAAAAAGGGGCAAGTTGGAATGATGTATTGGTACAAAGCAACCAACTGAAAAAGAAAAGTCTGCTCCTCAACGAAACCTTAGACACCTTGCGCCTCAACCCGATAATTGATGTAGATACTACTTCCAATGCGAAAGAGTTTCGTATAATTTTACCACTCAATTCCGGCAGAACCGACACTACTTCGTGGCAACCTTTTGACCCCCGCGCCAAATTAATTCCGGTGCGCAGTATTGTCCTCAATGGTGCCGAAACCGTAGTAGATATTACCAAAGATATAGTACCGAAAATAAAAGCACAATACCGCAATGCCGAAGGAAAAACTTCCAGTATCGTCACGGCGCAAATTCATTATGTAAAAACCCCCTCCGATTGGTTTTGGCTGTATGTAACTTGGTTTACAGCGATGGTAGGATTTTGGGCAACGATGGCTATCAGTATCTCCGACATCACACGCTTTGCACAAAGTCAGGAAGACCAACGCTTAGGACAACTGCTCGGCTTGCCGCTCACGATGGTGTTTTATTCGTTTGTCGGTATTTTTGTCACTTGTGCAGCAGTTTTGGCTTTTAGCGATATTATGATAGCAGACGATGCTCCCTGGGATCCCATTTCGCTCATTTCCCGCTTCAATAATCCCTGGGTAGTAGTATTTGCACAAATTGCCCTGCTCATTGCTACACTCAGCACCAATATCGCCGCCAATATTATTGCCCCCGCTTATACTTTTTCCAATATGTTCCCCAAAACTATTGATTTCAAAACAGGTGGTGTCATTGCGGGCATTATCGGCATCATCATTTGCCCCTGGTGGCTAATGGACAGCATCAGTAGTATTTTGTTATTTGTGAGTGGTTTGCTGGGACCCGTTTTGGGTGTATTGTTGTGCGACTATTTTTTGATAAAAAAACAACAACTGGAATTAGACGACTTGTACCTGCATCAAGGTATTTATCAGTATCAAAATGGTTTTAATAAAGCAGCAATGATAGCTTTAATAGCAGGCATCGCTTGCGCTTTGATAGGAAAATGGATACCCGATTTAGAATTTTTATTCTCTTTTGCGTGGTTTATAGGCTTTGCAGTGGCTTTTGTGCTGTATTATATACTGATGCGCCGAAATATAAATCACAATGTGTCTTAA
- a CDS encoding ribonuclease H family protein: protein MAKQKKFYTVWKGRTIGVFDAWEQCKQQVQGYEGAQYCSFENKTLAELALRQDYWKFVKKNENKPAKIPSSSAAATFTRHSICVDAACSGANGAMEYRGVDLEKNEQIFIKSDFDTGTNNIGEFLAIVHGLAYLKQINSDKVLYSDSRNAILWVKNKKYATKMPRIPENERLFLLLDRAVDWLHNNTYSTRVLKWETEIWGENPADFGRK, encoded by the coding sequence ATGGCAAAACAAAAAAAATTCTATACCGTTTGGAAAGGGCGTACAATAGGCGTATTTGATGCTTGGGAGCAATGCAAACAACAAGTACAAGGATATGAAGGAGCACAATATTGCTCTTTTGAAAACAAAACACTCGCCGAACTTGCACTCCGACAAGATTATTGGAAATTTGTCAAAAAAAATGAAAATAAACCCGCCAAAATACCATCTTCATCTGCGGCAGCCACCTTTACACGCCATAGTATTTGTGTAGATGCTGCTTGCAGCGGGGCAAATGGTGCAATGGAGTATCGTGGTGTGGACTTAGAAAAAAACGAACAAATTTTTATTAAAAGTGATTTTGATACGGGTACTAATAATATCGGCGAATTTTTGGCGATTGTACACGGATTAGCGTATTTAAAACAAATCAACAGCGATAAAGTGCTGTATTCCGACAGCCGAAATGCTATATTATGGGTGAAAAACAAAAAATACGCAACAAAAATGCCGCGCATACCCGAAAACGAGCGTTTGTTTTTATTACTCGACCGTGCCGTAGATTGGCTGCATAACAATACTTACAGCACCCGCGTTTTGAAGTGGGAAACTGAAATATGGGGCGAAAATCCGGCTGATTTCGGCAGAAAATAA
- the hydA gene encoding dihydropyrimidinase, with amino-acid sequence MSILIKNGRIITASADFVGDIYIENEIIRAIGSNLPYKADQVINAKNRWIMPGGIDPHVHLDMPFMGTFSSDNYETGTRAALFGGTTTVIDFVLQTQGKSLYHALHQWQGRANGNAVGDYSFHMAVTDFNENTKKEIAEMVEQEGITSFKTFMAYKGALMIDDRQMVGLMEEVKRCGGMVTVHATNGDVIDYLIAKHRAEGKLSPLYHYLSQPEMTEAEASGRFAQMADYTGVPAYIVHLTCEGALNAVRDANYRNQNVAVETCIQYLLLDASLYKRDFEGAKWVMSPPLREPKDQTALWAGINQGTVKVVATDHCPFKWEQKLMGKNDFSKIPNGHPAIEHRFELLFSEGVQKGKITPNKFVEVIATNPAKLFGMFPRKGTISVGADADLVILDPKEKHSISAATHHMNVDYSAYEGWKLTGKVKTVLLRGKVAIDEGRCLIEKGYGQFIKRNKVNGKI; translated from the coding sequence ATGAGCATCTTAATAAAAAACGGCAGAATTATTACCGCTTCGGCTGATTTTGTAGGTGATATTTATATAGAAAACGAAATCATACGAGCTATAGGCAGCAATTTGCCCTATAAAGCCGATCAAGTAATTAATGCCAAAAATCGTTGGATTATGCCCGGCGGCATCGACCCGCATGTGCATTTGGATATGCCATTTATGGGTACGTTTTCGTCCGACAACTACGAAACCGGCACCCGTGCCGCCCTCTTCGGCGGTACTACTACCGTCATTGATTTTGTCCTCCAAACGCAGGGAAAATCGTTGTACCACGCCCTTCATCAATGGCAAGGACGCGCCAACGGCAACGCCGTGGGAGACTACTCCTTTCACATGGCTGTCACCGACTTCAACGAAAACACCAAAAAAGAAATTGCCGAAATGGTAGAGCAAGAAGGCATCACTTCTTTTAAAACATTTATGGCATACAAAGGCGCACTCATGATTGATGACCGCCAAATGGTGGGCTTGATGGAAGAAGTGAAACGCTGCGGCGGTATGGTGACAGTGCACGCCACCAACGGCGATGTCATCGACTACCTCATCGCCAAGCACCGCGCCGAAGGAAAATTGTCGCCTTTGTATCATTATCTGTCGCAGCCCGAAATGACCGAAGCCGAAGCATCGGGGCGTTTTGCACAAATGGCAGACTACACAGGTGTACCCGCTTACATTGTGCATCTTACCTGCGAAGGAGCACTCAACGCCGTGCGCGATGCCAACTACCGCAATCAAAATGTGGCAGTAGAAACCTGTATTCAGTATTTGTTGTTAGATGCTTCGCTCTACAAGCGCGATTTTGAAGGCGCAAAATGGGTGATGAGTCCGCCCCTGCGCGAACCCAAAGACCAAACTGCACTATGGGCAGGCATCAACCAAGGCACGGTAAAAGTAGTAGCCACCGACCATTGCCCTTTTAAATGGGAGCAAAAACTGATGGGCAAAAATGATTTTTCCAAAATCCCCAATGGACACCCCGCTATTGAACATCGTTTTGAATTGCTGTTTTCGGAGGGTGTGCAAAAAGGAAAAATTACGCCCAACAAGTTTGTAGAAGTAATTGCCACCAATCCGGCGAAATTGTTTGGTATGTTTCCGCGCAAAGGAACGATTTCGGTAGGTGCTGATGCTGATTTGGTAATCCTTGACCCCAAAGAAAAACACAGCATTTCTGCCGCTACCCATCACATGAACGTAGATTATTCGGCGTATGAAGGCTGGAAACTCACCGGAAAAGTGAAAACCGTATTGCTGCGCGGAAAAGTAGCCATTGATGAAGGACGCTGTTTGATAGAAAAAGGCTACGGACAATTTATCAAACGCAATAAAGTAAACGGTAAAATTTAA
- a CDS encoding T9SS type A sorting domain-containing protein gives MSALYCFFSKKVFYYYSLISFVLLLMNGAHLAQAQVSKGGMPYSFLHQPEMKPPAAAQMPAFDVVAMLAEDALTDGDKQQPYRFGKDFEVDFSLNNSGSWLTLPNGDRIWRLAITSSQARFITLQYSHYYLPKGATLYLYNADYSSILGAFTHENNKSYLKFATGIIKGEQTILEYYEPAAVQGQGIIHIDHVIHAYRGFDSLEKDYNDSGSCNNNVNCPEGDIWKKQISSVAMILQGNYRFCSGAMINNVRNDCTPLFLTANHCYQGTGSTQTWIFMFNYQSSGCNNQDGATNQTVSGATVLANNAATDFVLLQLDEEIPVEYDIYFSGWSAQNVAGTAMTCIHHPAGDIKKITFDDDGAVATSGSSGVSQAFWRINQWEDGTTEGGSSGSPLYDQNQRVVGQLFGGEASCNFLSYDEFGSLAKSWSYGNTPNKRLKEWLDPDNSGTLVIDGKSCALPEIAINASLLPELIAPTAVFCKPTPTLQVKVRNEGAQNIESMVLKWSINGGDELTTEWTGNLAYSQETEIVLAENVPIAVGTQNLTVTVLQVNSQTDGNVEDNVQTFTLTRTDEQWLSIEFQSDQTAAQNNYTIRNEAGQVVASGNNFSNNQFYNLQHCLPKGCYTFTLTDSGNNGICCENGNGNYALFNGEGDVLGFGGDFTNSISVDFCLGDVLTAQLSSNQQGGCAPTAIQFYDQSSGNPDTWQWTFEGGSPAQSNEANPQVIYNQSGTFDVSLTVRKGAFEKTITMPDYIQIDEVSNVQISIQNTTLGAATGSIQVSADNLANASLFDAQNQAMGSLTGLAAGDYILQLTDAQACQSTQNITIKVEVSNDLGADIIPNLVQSQLIAYHDLDAAVQLDIYAANGQWLYKQTLPRGYSYIEAKQIFPVGMYVAVLRSGDKQITKKIVIQ, from the coding sequence ATGTCCGCCCTTTACTGCTTCTTTTCTAAAAAAGTTTTTTATTATTATTCGCTTATTTCGTTTGTGCTGTTATTGATGAATGGTGCGCACTTGGCACAGGCACAGGTGAGCAAAGGTGGTATGCCGTATAGTTTTTTGCATCAGCCGGAAATGAAGCCTCCGGCGGCTGCACAAATGCCCGCCTTTGATGTGGTTGCAATGCTCGCCGAAGATGCCCTCACCGATGGCGACAAACAGCAGCCCTATCGTTTTGGGAAAGATTTTGAAGTAGATTTTTCGTTGAATAATAGCGGCTCTTGGCTAACTCTGCCCAACGGCGACCGCATTTGGCGATTGGCGATTACCTCATCACAGGCAAGATTCATCACATTACAATACAGCCATTATTATTTGCCCAAAGGCGCAACTTTATATTTATATAATGCCGATTACAGCAGTATTTTGGGAGCTTTTACACACGAAAATAATAAATCTTATCTAAAATTTGCCACCGGCATCATAAAAGGCGAACAAACTATTTTGGAATATTACGAACCCGCAGCTGTGCAAGGTCAGGGCATTATCCATATTGACCATGTTATTCACGCTTACAGAGGTTTTGACAGTTTGGAAAAAGATTATAACGACTCCGGCTCTTGCAACAATAATGTGAATTGTCCCGAAGGGGATATTTGGAAAAAACAAATATCTTCGGTAGCGATGATTTTGCAGGGAAATTACCGTTTTTGTTCAGGAGCTATGATCAATAATGTGCGCAACGATTGCACGCCTTTGTTTCTTACTGCTAATCATTGCTATCAGGGAACAGGCAGCACACAAACGTGGATTTTTATGTTTAACTATCAAAGCAGTGGCTGCAATAATCAGGATGGTGCTACCAATCAGACTGTATCGGGAGCTACCGTACTGGCGAATAATGCCGCTACGGATTTTGTATTGTTGCAGTTAGATGAGGAAATTCCGGTGGAATATGATATTTATTTTTCGGGTTGGTCGGCGCAAAATGTGGCAGGTACGGCAATGACGTGTATTCACCATCCGGCAGGGGATATTAAAAAAATCACTTTTGATGATGACGGTGCAGTAGCTACCAGCGGCAGCAGTGGTGTATCTCAGGCTTTTTGGCGTATCAATCAATGGGAAGATGGCACTACCGAAGGTGGTTCTTCCGGCTCACCGCTTTACGACCAAAATCAAAGAGTTGTAGGACAATTATTCGGCGGTGAGGCATCTTGCAACTTTTTGTCGTATGATGAATTTGGTAGCTTGGCAAAATCATGGAGCTACGGCAATACGCCCAATAAACGCCTAAAAGAATGGCTTGACCCCGACAATAGCGGCACATTAGTCATTGACGGAAAAAGTTGCGCTTTGCCCGAAATTGCAATTAATGCTTCTTTATTACCTGAATTGATAGCCCCTACCGCAGTTTTTTGCAAGCCCACTCCTACCCTACAAGTAAAAGTACGCAATGAAGGTGCGCAAAACATTGAATCTATGGTATTAAAATGGTCTATCAACGGCGGTGATGAGCTTACTACCGAATGGACAGGGAATTTGGCTTACTCGCAGGAAACAGAAATTGTGCTGGCGGAAAATGTACCCATTGCCGTAGGCACTCAAAATTTAACGGTGACAGTGTTGCAAGTAAATAGCCAAACTGATGGAAATGTAGAAGATAATGTACAAACATTTACCCTCACCCGCACCGATGAGCAATGGTTGAGTATTGAATTTCAAAGCGACCAAACAGCAGCACAAAACAACTATACCATTCGCAACGAAGCGGGACAAGTAGTGGCTTCGGGCAACAATTTCAGCAACAACCAATTCTATAACTTACAACATTGTTTGCCGAAAGGCTGCTATACTTTTACGCTCACTGATAGTGGCAATAATGGAATCTGTTGCGAAAACGGCAATGGCAACTATGCACTGTTTAATGGAGAAGGTGATGTTTTAGGATTTGGAGGTGATTTTACCAACAGCATTTCTGTTGATTTTTGTTTGGGCGATGTTTTAACGGCGCAACTGTCTTCCAATCAGCAAGGCGGCTGCGCACCGACTGCCATTCAGTTTTACGACCAAAGCAGCGGCAATCCCGATACTTGGCAATGGACTTTTGAAGGCGGCAGTCCGGCACAAAGCAACGAAGCCAATCCACAAGTTATTTACAATCAAAGTGGTACTTTTGATGTGAGCCTGACAGTCCGCAAAGGTGCTTTTGAAAAAACAATCACAATGCCGGATTACATTCAAATTGATGAAGTAAGTAATGTACAAATATCCATACAAAATACAACATTGGGGGCGGCTACCGGCTCAATTCAAGTGAGTGCCGACAATTTAGCCAATGCTTCTTTATTTGATGCACAAAATCAGGCAATGGGTAGTTTAACCGGACTTGCAGCAGGCGATTATATCCTCCAACTTACCGATGCACAAGCCTGTCAGAGTACCCAAAACATCACCATAAAAGTTGAAGTCAGCAACGATTTAGGAGCCGACATCATACCTAATTTAGTACAATCGCAGCTCATCGCTTACCACGATTTAGATGCAGCCGTACAATTAGATATATACGCTGCCAACGGACAATGGTTGTATAAGCAAACACTGCCGCGTGGTTATAGCTATATTGAGGCAAAACAGATTTTTCCGGTTGGTATGTATGTGGCGGTTTTAAGAAGCGGCGACAAACAAATTACAAAAAAAATAGTGATACAATAA
- a CDS encoding acyltransferase, whose amino-acid sequence MPRIIKSGLIQMSLPISEGEGTIPEIVDAMLQKHIPYIEEAGKKGVQILCLQEIFNTPYFCPGQDKAWYASAEAVPGPTTELMAQYAKKYGMVIIVPVYEKEQAGFLYNTAAVIDADGTYLGKYRKQHIPHTTGFWEKFFFRPGNLGFPVFQTQYAKVGVYICYDRHFPEGARALGLNGAEIVYNPSATVAGLSQYLWKLEQPAHAAANGYFMGCINRVGTEKPWNLGKFYGTSYFVDPRGQIFAQASEDKDELLIADFDLDMIDEVRATWQFFRDRRPESYDDLVRL is encoded by the coding sequence ATGCCTCGTATTATAAAATCAGGATTAATCCAAATGAGCCTTCCTATCAGCGAAGGCGAAGGCACTATACCGGAAATAGTAGATGCTATGCTGCAAAAGCATATTCCATACATTGAAGAAGCCGGAAAAAAAGGAGTGCAAATACTGTGTTTGCAGGAAATTTTCAATACACCTTATTTCTGCCCGGGGCAGGATAAAGCGTGGTATGCCTCTGCCGAAGCCGTGCCGGGTCCTACTACCGAACTGATGGCGCAATATGCCAAAAAATACGGAATGGTCATTATAGTGCCTGTTTACGAAAAAGAGCAAGCCGGATTTTTGTACAACACCGCCGCTGTTATTGATGCCGATGGCACTTATTTGGGAAAATACCGCAAACAACATATCCCACATACAACAGGATTCTGGGAAAAATTCTTCTTCCGCCCCGGTAATTTAGGGTTTCCGGTGTTTCAAACACAATATGCCAAAGTGGGTGTTTATATCTGCTACGACCGTCATTTTCCCGAAGGTGCACGTGCTTTGGGCTTAAATGGTGCTGAAATTGTATATAATCCTTCTGCTACTGTGGCAGGTTTGTCGCAATATTTGTGGAAATTGGAGCAACCCGCCCACGCCGCTGCCAATGGCTATTTTATGGGCTGCATCAATCGTGTAGGAACTGAAAAACCTTGGAATTTGGGCAAATTTTACGGTACTTCGTACTTTGTAGATCCGCGCGGACAAATTTTTGCGCAAGCCTCCGAAGACAAAGACGAACTCCTTATTGCCGATTTTGATTTGGATATGATAGATGAAGTGCGTGCCACTTGGCAATTCTTCCGCGACCGCCGCCCCGAAAGTTATGACGATTTAGTGCGTTTGTAA
- a CDS encoding NAD(P)-dependent oxidoreductase: protein MIQNNRLALQEYERNFADIHPPFDNQEAVSAEANRCLFCYDAPCTKSCPTSINVPQFIKQIATGNIKGAAKTIFDSNIMGAGCSRVCPVEKLCEGSCVYNLLHEEPIQIARLQRHATETAIEQQWKLYERKAPNNKRVAIVGAGPAGLSCAHALALQGVEVTVFEKEAKGGGLMTYGVAAYKVSPEFCEAEVNWITSIGGIDVRYQQELGKDFSLEDLRRNYDAVFLGIGVGLTRNLGIEGENLEGVVDAIAFIYDLRTQPHQQVPVGNKVAVIGMGMTAIDAATQSKRLGAQEVTILYRRTENEKPCTDVELDIAKLDGCNIVWLAAPKEIIGENGEVKQLVCSKMKLGEVDASGRRSPVDSGETFVLDIDMLIKATGQMPYQHLVQMAAVNEKSGKIQTSAQGATNIAGVFAGGDCVNGGKEVVDAVQAGKVAAQGILEYLALA from the coding sequence ATGATACAAAACAACCGCCTTGCTCTGCAAGAGTACGAGCGCAATTTTGCCGACATACACCCGCCTTTTGACAATCAGGAAGCCGTATCAGCCGAAGCTAATCGTTGCCTTTTTTGTTACGATGCGCCCTGCACCAAAAGCTGCCCCACAAGTATCAACGTGCCGCAGTTTATCAAACAAATTGCTACGGGCAATATAAAAGGTGCTGCCAAAACCATTTTTGATTCCAATATTATGGGCGCGGGCTGTTCGCGTGTGTGTCCCGTAGAAAAATTGTGCGAAGGCTCTTGTGTTTATAATCTTCTTCACGAAGAACCAATACAAATAGCCCGTTTACAACGCCACGCCACCGAAACAGCCATCGAGCAACAATGGAAACTCTACGAGCGCAAAGCCCCTAACAACAAGCGTGTAGCAATAGTAGGAGCCGGACCCGCCGGATTGTCGTGCGCCCACGCTCTCGCCCTGCAAGGTGTGGAAGTGACCGTGTTTGAAAAAGAAGCCAAAGGCGGTGGTTTGATGACCTACGGCGTGGCAGCTTACAAAGTAAGTCCCGAATTTTGCGAAGCCGAAGTAAATTGGATTACCTCCATTGGCGGCATTGATGTACGCTATCAGCAAGAATTGGGAAAAGATTTTTCGCTGGAAGATTTGCGCCGCAACTACGATGCGGTATTTTTGGGAATAGGTGTAGGGCTTACCCGCAATTTGGGCATTGAAGGTGAAAATTTAGAAGGAGTGGTGGATGCTATTGCTTTCATTTACGACCTGCGCACACAACCGCATCAGCAAGTGCCGGTGGGTAATAAAGTGGCAGTAATCGGTATGGGAATGACCGCCATTGATGCCGCTACTCAAAGCAAACGCTTAGGTGCACAGGAGGTAACAATTTTATATCGCCGCACCGAAAACGAAAAACCCTGCACCGATGTGGAGTTGGATATAGCCAAATTAGACGGCTGCAATATCGTGTGGTTGGCAGCACCCAAAGAAATCATCGGCGAAAACGGCGAAGTAAAACAATTGGTGTGCAGCAAAATGAAACTCGGAGAAGTGGACGCTTCGGGCAGACGCTCCCCTGTGGACAGTGGCGAAACTTTTGTGCTGGATATTGATATGCTCATCAAAGCTACCGGACAAATGCCATATCAGCATTTGGTACAAATGGCGGCAGTGAACGAAAAAAGCGGAAAAATACAAACCAGCGCACAAGGAGCTACCAATATAGCAGGTGTATTTGCCGGCGGCGATTGTGTAAATGGCGGCAAAGAAGTAGTAGATGCCGTACAAGCCGGAAAAGTAGCGGCACAGGGCATTTTAGAATATTTAGCATTGGCATAA